Part of the Tepiditoga spiralis genome, GCAGAAAGAAATAATCCATTTGTTAATACAGAAAAAATCAACATAATGATTGCAAGAGCTATATACATTCCATATTCTCTTATATTTTTTTTGAGTAATGTTCCTATTTCATTAAACATGCTCTCTTCCTCCTAATAATCTACAGCTAATACCATTATTTTTTCTTGAGTTGCTTCTTCTTTACTGAGTTCACCAGTTATCTTTCCACCAGACATTACATATACTCTATCGCTCATTCCTAAAACTTCTGGTAGTTCTGAAGAAATCATTATTATACTCATACCTTCTTTAACTAATTCATTCATAATACTATATATTTCATGTTTTGCCCCAACATCTATACCTCTTGTTGGTTCATCTAATATCAATAATTTTGGTGATACAAAAAGCCATTTTGCTAAAGATACTTTTTGTTGATTACCTCCACTAAGATTTAAAACTTTTTGTTCTATACTGTAAGATTTAATTTTTAATGATTTTCTATAATCTTGAGCTACTATAACTTCCTCATTCTCATTTACAAACATTTTATTTTTTATTATTTTTTTCAAGTTTGCAACTGTAATATTAGTTTTTATATCAAAGTCTAAAATAAGTCCATTCCCTTTTCTATCTTCTGAAACATATGCAATACCAGTTTTTATTGCATCTGATGTTGATTTAAAATTTCGTTTTTCACCCTCAAAATATAATTCACCACTTATCTTATAATCATCTGGATTTCCAAAAATACTGTGTGCAAGTTCTGTTCTACCTGCACCAATTAATCCAGCAATACCAACTATTTCTCCTTTTTTTACATTAAAATTAGCAGATTTCACAACATATCTTTCATTTTTTGTATCAAAAGCTTTCCAATTTTTTACTTCAAATAATTTTTCTCCAATATTGCTATCTCTTTTTGGATAAATATCAGTAATTTCTCTCCCAACCATATGCTTAATAATTTCATTTTCAGTTATATTTTCATTATTTTCAATTGTTTTTATGGTTAATCCATCTCTTAAAATTGTTATCGTATCAGCAACTTCTAAAATTTCGTTTAATTTATGAGATATTAAAATAGAAGTAATACCTTGTTTTTTTAATTCTTTTACTATTCTTAATAAATTTTCACTATCAGTTTCATTCAACGATGAAGTTGGTTCATCTAAAACTAATAATTTAACATTTTTACTAAGAGCTTTAGCTATTTCAATAATTTGCTGTATTCCAACACCAAAATCTTTTATTTTTTTTGATGTATCCAATTCATATCCAAGTTTTTTTAAAACTTTTTCAGATTCAGATGTAGTTTTATTCCAATCTATCATACCTTTGTTTTTAATTTCATGACCCAAAAAAATATTTTCATATATAGTTAGTTCTGGTATCAAAGCTAATTCTTGATAAATTGTTATAATACCAATTTTTTCACTATCATATATGCTATTAAATTGTTGCTTTTCACCCTCAAAAATTATTTCACCATCATAACTTCCATACTTATGAAATCCACTAAGAACCTTCATTAGTGTTGATTTACCTGATCCATTTTCACCAATTAAACAATGTATTTCACCTTTTTTTACTTTAAAATTAACTTTGTCTAAAGCTTTTACTCCCGGGAATTCTTTAGTTATATTTTTCATTTCAAGAATATATTCACTCAATAACATCACCCCTTACTTTAAAAAAGGGTAGTGGTTTTTCACTACCCCTTTAGAAATTTACCATCTAAAATCTGAATCTTTATAATATTTAGAATCTATTAAGATCTTTTTTACATTATCTTTTGTAACAACTTGAATTTCTGATTGAATTGCAGGAACCATTTTTGATCCATTGTCATATGCTTGTGGTGTTATCAACTTTACTCCTTTTAATAAGAATTGAGCAACATTTATAGCATCTTTTACTAACAATCTAACATCTTTAAATACTGTCATAGATTGTTTTCCACTAATAATATACTGAATAGAAGCTTTTTCAGCATCTTGACCTGTAACATAATAGCTTTTAACATCTCTATCTTGTTTAAATGCATCTGCTATAGCTCTTGCTGTACCATCATTTGGTGCTAAAATAAATACATTTCCTTTATCTGTTCTTCTTGCTCTTGTTAAATTATCTTCAGCTTTTCTTCTTGCTACTGTAAAACTCCAATCTGTTGTAATTTGATTTATTATTTTAGATGTTTCTTCTCTACTTAAATTCTTTTTATTTTTTAAATTTTGTGCTTCTGTAGAATTAATAATTCTAAATGTACCATCAGCAATTTTTGGTTGTAAAACTTCCCATGCACCTTGGAAAAATAAAAATGCGTTGTTGTCTGATAATGCTCCAGCATATAAGTATAATGGATTATTTTTTCCACTTGCATGATCAACTAAAAATCTACCTTGTGCTCTTCCAACTTCAACACTGTCAAAGGTTACATAATAATCAACAGAATTTGTGTTAGTTACTAGTCTATCATAAGAAATTACCTCTACTCCAGCTTTTTTTGCTAAGTTTACTGTACCAGCAGCTGCTACAGCATCTTGTGGACAAATGATTAATACTTTAATCCCTTTTGAAAGTAATGCTTCAACATTTTGTCTTTCTTTTGCAGAACTACCTTGACTGAATAAAACTTCAACAGAATAGTTAGTGTCATTTAATGCACTCTTAAATCTTGCTTCATCTTGTACCCATCTTGGTTCATCTTTTGTAGGTAAAACAATTCCTACATCAACAGAAAAAATAGTAACTGCAAAAATAGCCAACAATGCCAACAAAACTTTTTTCATAACTCCACCTCCAAATTATAAAAACTCATACATATATACTTTAGCAACACTGTGCCACCTCTTATTTAACTTGTTAAGTTTATATTTATATTTTTTACAAAATAAAAGATTTATTACTACAATTAAATTTAATTTGAGTTAATTCTCTTTTATAGTAATATGAATAATTTGCATACTTTTAAAATAAATAATATAATCGCAGTGCAAAAATTGCATGTAGTATGCAAAAATATCTGGGGGAAAACTTATGACCTTAAAAAAAAGATTTATTTTAATAATTATTATTTTTGTTATTTTGCCTACAATACTCACAATTTTCAATAAAACTTACATTACAAAGTATATTTTTAATGAATTATCTGGATATACAAAAGAAAAAATAGATGATTTTGGCTTTGAACTCGTTAATAAAATATATCCAACTGCATTAAATAATTTTTTTGAATACAATAATTCTTTAAAATCATTTTCAAAAAATATATTGAACAATCAACGACTTATAGATTATGCAACATATGGATTAATAAACACCTTAAACATACACATTAATGAACTATTAACTTCTTCTTCTGCAGATGGGATTATAATCATTATTGACAATAAAAAAAGAATTAAAGTAGGTAATTTTCCAGAAATAAATGTTATAGAAAATGGTTACTTTGAAGACAATGAAAATATATATATGATATCTGGAACATCAAAAAATAATGTTCAAGTCTATGCTTCAATGAAATTAGATAAATACTTTTTAAATTCATTGAATTTATCTTCTATTTCAATAATTTCAATAATTGGTAAAAAACACAAAATTTTTCAA contains:
- a CDS encoding sugar ABC transporter ATP-binding protein, which produces MSEYILEMKNITKEFPGVKALDKVNFKVKKGEIHCLIGENGSGKSTLMKVLSGFHKYGSYDGEIIFEGEKQQFNSIYDSEKIGIITIYQELALIPELTIYENIFLGHEIKNKGMIDWNKTTSESEKVLKKLGYELDTSKKIKDFGVGIQQIIEIAKALSKNVKLLVLDEPTSSLNETDSENLLRIVKELKKQGITSILISHKLNEILEVADTITILRDGLTIKTIENNENITENEIIKHMVGREITDIYPKRDSNIGEKLFEVKNWKAFDTKNERYVVKSANFNVKKGEIVGIAGLIGAGRTELAHSIFGNPDDYKISGELYFEGEKRNFKSTSDAIKTGIAYVSEDRKGNGLILDFDIKTNITVANLKKIIKNKMFVNENEEVIVAQDYRKSLKIKSYSIEQKVLNLSGGNQQKVSLAKWLFVSPKLLILDEPTRGIDVGAKHEIYSIMNELVKEGMSIIMISSELPEVLGMSDRVYVMSGGKITGELSKEEATQEKIMVLAVDY
- a CDS encoding sugar ABC transporter substrate-binding protein, giving the protein MKKVLLALLAIFAVTIFSVDVGIVLPTKDEPRWVQDEARFKSALNDTNYSVEVLFSQGSSAKERQNVEALLSKGIKVLIICPQDAVAAAGTVNLAKKAGVEVISYDRLVTNTNSVDYYVTFDSVEVGRAQGRFLVDHASGKNNPLYLYAGALSDNNAFLFFQGAWEVLQPKIADGTFRIINSTEAQNLKNKKNLSREETSKIINQITTDWSFTVARRKAEDNLTRARRTDKGNVFILAPNDGTARAIADAFKQDRDVKSYYVTGQDAEKASIQYIISGKQSMTVFKDVRLLVKDAINVAQFLLKGVKLITPQAYDNGSKMVPAIQSEIQVVTKDNVKKILIDSKYYKDSDFRW